Proteins encoded in a region of the Methanobrevibacter millerae genome:
- a CDS encoding MFS transporter — protein MNETNKEQSWIPLIIVALASFIIALDATFMNVSIAQVVADLHTDVSTIQATMSFYTLITAAFMMLSAKLQDIVGKKKLFLIGTALYGIGTFTAAISSSSTMLFIGWAVIEGVAGALMMPATVSIISGTYHGEKRTFALAIIGVMGAIAAAIGPLFGGVMTTFLSWKYGFASELIIVIIILLLQSKIPSFPPTESKKDLDITGTIISLIGLVLLVYGILLLTNDFNTSIGVIIVGIIALVGFVWFELRRKRSGKVPLLDIELLKDKNLSVGTLILLLAYLSMGGALFAISLFLQSVLQLNAFDTGLTTLPLTIGLLIFALMAPSLSVKLGHRKLMAIGCIIAIVGCMLLSTQFRLHTSMLNLLPGMFIMGAGLGFAMALSVDIAIINVPPEGQNGASGITSTSQSLGESMGTAIIGIILILGVFGGISHAVDVYAPEYSGNETFELEAYESFQTVSSINDIQSDPTVVGIVDIILQDTMAFVMQITAIIMAIVLILTLLLEDKKIKK, from the coding sequence ATGAATGAAACAAATAAGGAACAGTCATGGATTCCACTAATAATAGTGGCTTTGGCTTCCTTTATTATAGCTTTGGACGCTACATTCATGAATGTAAGTATTGCCCAAGTTGTTGCTGATTTGCATACTGATGTAAGTACTATTCAGGCAACCATGTCGTTTTATACTTTAATCACAGCTGCATTCATGATGCTCAGCGCCAAGCTTCAGGACATAGTCGGTAAAAAGAAACTCTTTTTAATCGGTACTGCACTTTATGGTATCGGTACATTCACTGCAGCAATAAGTTCAAGTTCTACCATGTTATTTATCGGATGGGCAGTAATAGAAGGTGTTGCTGGTGCATTAATGATGCCTGCCACCGTTTCCATAATAAGCGGAACATACCATGGCGAAAAACGTACATTTGCTTTGGCAATCATAGGTGTCATGGGCGCAATTGCGGCTGCTATCGGTCCACTCTTCGGTGGAGTCATGACAACATTTTTAAGCTGGAAATATGGATTTGCATCTGAATTGATAATCGTTATCATTATTTTATTACTGCAAAGTAAAATACCTAGTTTCCCACCTACCGAATCCAAAAAAGATTTGGACATTACAGGCACCATAATTTCATTAATAGGTCTTGTTTTGTTGGTATATGGTATTTTATTATTGACTAATGATTTCAACACCAGTATAGGAGTAATAATTGTAGGAATTATTGCATTAGTAGGATTTGTATGGTTTGAACTCAGAAGAAAAAGAAGTGGCAAAGTGCCATTGCTTGATATTGAATTATTAAAAGACAAAAATTTAAGTGTGGGAACTTTAATCTTATTATTAGCTTATCTTTCAATGGGAGGTGCACTATTTGCAATTTCCTTGTTCTTGCAAAGCGTATTGCAGTTAAATGCATTCGATACAGGTTTAACCACACTACCATTGACAATTGGTTTGCTTATTTTTGCATTAATGGCTCCAAGTTTATCTGTAAAATTGGGTCACAGGAAACTCATGGCAATAGGATGTATAATAGCAATCGTGGGATGTATGCTGTTAAGCACACAGTTTAGATTGCATACATCAATGCTGAATTTACTGCCCGGAATGTTTATAATGGGAGCAGGACTTGGTTTTGCAATGGCTTTAAGTGTGGATATTGCAATAATCAATGTTCCTCCCGAAGGTCAAAACGGGGCATCAGGCATTACTTCAACCAGTCAGTCATTAGGTGAATCAATGGGTACTGCGATTATTGGAATAATTCTAATTCTTGGAGTTTTCGGAGGTATTTCCCATGCAGTCGACGTGTATGCTCCCGAATATTCGGGAAATGAAACATTCGAGCTAGAAGCATATGAAAGCTTTCAGACAGTAAGTAGTATAAACGATATCCAATCCGATCCTACTGTTGTAGGAATTGTGGATATTATTCTTCAGGACACAATGGCATTCGTAATGCAAATAACAGCAATTATAATGGCAATTGTACTTATTCTGACGCTGCTGCTGGAAGATAAAAAGATTAAAAAATAA
- a CDS encoding ammonium transporter, with product MVLFSAGDTAWVLICTLLVLLMSIPAVAFFYGGLSKRKNVLNTIFLTFIAFSIISVIWVIFGYQFAFGSDIYGFIGQPANFFLQGIGLDDLNGTIPTLLFVMFQCAFAGLTCAIMSGALVGRMKTKAWVIFVPLWACLVYVPIAHWVWGGGWLMQMGALDFAGGAVVHINSGISALAVALVLGKRKNSSLIPHNLGYAVLGAALLWFGWMGFNGGSGLAADGLAANAIIVSNVAAAMGLIVWTIIDTFKIGKPTVLGAISGAVAGLVGITPAAGFVDVFGALFIGAVAPIISYYSINYLKPKLGYDDALDVWGIHGMSGVWGAIATGIFAVPSVGGVAGLIAGNPNQVLIQIISVIATMIYAFAVSYIIAKILDKSLNSIRVEESEEIGGLDSNLHKESAYNFN from the coding sequence ATGGTTTTATTTAGTGCAGGTGATACTGCTTGGGTTCTTATTTGTACATTACTTGTATTATTGATGAGTATTCCAGCAGTAGCATTTTTTTACGGAGGATTAAGTAAAAGAAAGAATGTTTTAAATACAATTTTTTTAACTTTCATCGCATTTTCCATCATTAGTGTGATATGGGTAATCTTCGGTTATCAATTTGCATTTGGAAGCGATATTTATGGTTTTATAGGCCAGCCGGCGAATTTCTTTTTGCAAGGCATTGGCTTAGATGATTTAAATGGTACAATTCCAACATTACTGTTTGTAATGTTCCAATGCGCATTTGCAGGACTTACATGCGCAATAATGTCTGGAGCATTGGTTGGAAGGATGAAGACAAAAGCCTGGGTTATTTTTGTTCCGCTTTGGGCGTGTCTTGTATATGTTCCCATTGCCCACTGGGTATGGGGAGGAGGATGGCTGATGCAGATGGGTGCACTTGATTTTGCAGGAGGTGCAGTCGTTCACATTAATTCAGGAATATCTGCTCTAGCAGTTGCTCTAGTACTTGGAAAAAGAAAAAATTCTTCATTAATTCCTCATAACTTAGGTTATGCAGTGCTTGGTGCTGCATTACTTTGGTTTGGATGGATGGGATTCAATGGAGGATCAGGACTTGCCGCTGACGGACTTGCAGCGAATGCGATAATCGTGTCCAATGTTGCAGCGGCAATGGGATTGATTGTCTGGACTATAATTGATACATTCAAAATTGGAAAACCAACAGTTTTAGGTGCAATTTCCGGTGCGGTGGCAGGTCTTGTTGGAATTACACCCGCAGCAGGTTTTGTTGATGTATTCGGCGCATTGTTCATTGGTGCAGTAGCTCCAATAATCTCATATTATTCAATTAATTATTTAAAACCTAAACTTGGTTATGATGATGCATTGGATGTATGGGGAATACATGGAATGTCCGGAGTATGGGGAGCAATAGCAACAGGTATTTTTGCAGTTCCATCAGTAGGAGGAGTTGCAGGTCTTATTGCAGGAAACCCAAACCAAGTATTGATTCAAATTATAAGTGTAATTGCAACAATGATTTATGCATTTGCAGTGAGTTATATCATAGCTAAAATATTAGATAAATCCTTAAACAGTATAAGAGTTGAAGAAAGTGAAGAAATTGGAGGTCTGGATTCAAATCTTCACAAAGAATCTGCATATAACTTTAACTAG
- a CDS encoding P-II family nitrogen regulator: MKRVIAIIRQEKFEDVKKSLVEVGCEGMTVSEVKGRGSQRGIRESYRGSNYCIDLIPKTRVEVVVKDEGLDLIIDAIKKGAFTGNIGDGKIFIQSVDNVIRIRTGEEGDGAV; encoded by the coding sequence TTGAAACGAGTTATTGCAATCATAAGACAGGAAAAATTTGAAGATGTTAAAAAATCATTAGTTGAGGTTGGATGCGAAGGAATGACAGTCTCTGAAGTCAAAGGAAGAGGATCACAAAGAGGAATTAGGGAATCCTATAGGGGGTCAAATTATTGTATTGACTTGATTCCAAAAACACGAGTAGAAGTTGTTGTAAAAGATGAAGGGCTTGATTTGATTATTGATGCTATTAAAAAAGGCGCATTCACAGGAAACATAGGTGATGGGAAAATATTCATCCAATCTGTGGATAATGTAATAAGAATCAGAACCGGCGAAGAGGGGGATGGTGCCGTGTAG
- the glnA gene encoding type I glutamate--ammonia ligase: protein MSEKDSKLDQIIKTIEENDIKFLKLELRDIHGLPKSMAVPLKKADDVEDIVNDGLLFDGSSIAGLASINDSDLLAKPDINTFSTIPWRPESKGTSRFICDIYTTDGKPYDGDPRGVLKKSLKLAEKKGYEFNMGPEPEFFIIKKDENGNYMPADEADYFDVEPLDQGTDIRREIVFGLEELGFDVEVSHHEVAEGQHEVDFKYADALKTADAVITFKEAVKAVVHNLGFKATFMPKPFIGINGSGMHCNQSLFKDGKNIFYDPDTENQISQEALYFIGGLLKHAPALSSILSPTVNSYKRLVPGYEAPCYIAYGFKNRSTLLRIPASRGLGTRIECRSADPSCNPYLAFAVLLEAGLDGMNNKIDPGEPTEENLFAYTEEEIVEKGISSLPTSLWEAYHALEEDDVVKNALGEKVFNQFYNIKRAEWDAYRIQVFDFERDEYLNV, encoded by the coding sequence ATGTCCGAAAAAGATAGCAAATTAGACCAAATCATTAAAACAATTGAAGAAAACGATATAAAATTTTTGAAATTAGAATTAAGGGATATACATGGATTGCCGAAAAGCATGGCAGTGCCACTTAAAAAAGCTGATGATGTTGAAGATATTGTAAATGACGGATTATTGTTTGACGGATCATCAATAGCAGGATTAGCTTCAATTAATGACAGTGACTTACTTGCAAAACCTGATATCAACACATTTTCCACAATTCCATGGAGACCTGAATCAAAAGGAACCAGCAGATTCATATGCGACATTTACACAACAGACGGAAAACCATATGATGGAGACCCTAGGGGAGTACTTAAAAAATCATTGAAATTAGCTGAGAAAAAAGGATACGAGTTTAACATGGGCCCTGAACCGGAATTTTTCATTATAAAAAAAGATGAAAATGGCAATTACATGCCGGCAGACGAAGCTGATTATTTTGATGTTGAACCATTAGACCAAGGTACCGACATCAGAAGGGAAATCGTGTTCGGTTTAGAAGAGTTAGGTTTCGATGTTGAAGTAAGTCACCACGAAGTAGCAGAAGGACAGCACGAAGTTGACTTTAAATATGCAGATGCTTTAAAAACTGCTGATGCAGTAATAACATTTAAAGAAGCTGTAAAAGCAGTAGTGCATAATTTAGGATTTAAGGCAACATTCATGCCAAAACCATTCATAGGAATTAACGGAAGCGGAATGCACTGTAATCAGAGCCTATTCAAAGATGGAAAAAACATCTTTTATGACCCTGATACTGAAAATCAAATATCACAGGAAGCGTTGTACTTCATCGGAGGATTATTAAAACATGCACCTGCATTGTCATCAATATTATCCCCAACAGTCAACTCCTACAAACGTCTAGTGCCAGGTTATGAAGCACCATGCTACATAGCTTACGGATTTAAAAACAGGTCAACATTATTAAGAATTCCTGCATCACGTGGATTAGGTACAAGAATCGAATGCAGATCCGCTGACCCATCATGTAATCCATACTTGGCGTTTGCAGTATTACTTGAAGCAGGTCTTGACGGTATGAACAACAAAATAGACCCTGGCGAACCGACTGAAGAAAACCTCTTTGCATATACTGAAGAGGAAATTGTAGAAAAAGGAATCAGCAGCTTGCCAACAAGTCTCTGGGAAGCATACCATGCATTAGAAGAAGATGATGTGGTTAAAAACGCTCTTGGAGAAAAAGTATTCAATCAGTTCTACAATATCAAAAGAGCTGAATGGGATGCTTACAGGATACAGGTATTCGATTTTGAAAGGGATGAATATCTGAATGTGTGA